In Deltaproteobacteria bacterium CG11_big_fil_rev_8_21_14_0_20_49_13, a genomic segment contains:
- a CDS encoding protein-L-isoaspartate O-methyltransferase — MSTRHAQYQKSHLTVTQNGYYIARKRMLEMDIRPQIKDGRVLAAMSKVPRERFVPEGLVAQAYSDRPLNIGEGQTISQPLIVAMMSALLHLKGTEKILEIGTGSGYQAAILCELAKKVYSIERISSLSNRARRILYEIGYVNFTLRIGDGTLGWPENAPFDGIIVTAGAPVIPEALVEQLADGGRLVIPVGGEEVQTLKIITRIGSSFKEESVSGCRFVKLIGEYGWKKDA; from the coding sequence CCCGTAAGAGGATGTTGGAGATGGACATAAGGCCCCAGATAAAGGACGGAAGGGTTCTTGCGGCCATGTCGAAGGTCCCCCGCGAAAGGTTCGTGCCGGAAGGCCTCGTCGCGCAGGCGTACAGCGACCGGCCGCTCAATATAGGCGAAGGGCAGACGATATCGCAGCCCTTGATAGTTGCAATGATGAGCGCGCTTTTGCACCTTAAGGGAACTGAAAAGATATTGGAGATAGGCACCGGCAGCGGTTATCAGGCGGCCATTCTTTGTGAGCTTGCCAAGAAAGTATATTCCATTGAAAGGATATCTTCTCTTTCTAACAGGGCGCGGCGGATACTTTATGAAATAGGTTATGTGAATTTTACGCTTAGGATAGGCGACGGAACGCTTGGCTGGCCGGAAAACGCTCCGTTCGACGGCATCATAGTCACCGCCGGAGCTCCGGTCATTCCTGAGGCGCTTGTAGAACAGCTTGCTGATGGCGGAAGGCTCGTCATTCCTGTCGGTGGCGAGGAGGTGCAGACGCTCAAGATAATCACAAGGATCGGGAGCTCTTTTAAGGAGGAGTCCGTTTCGGGCTGCAGGTTCGTAAAGCTTATAGGTGAATATGGGTGGAAGAAAGATGCATGA
- a CDS encoding adenine phosphoribosyltransferase, producing the protein MESILKASIRDIPDFPKPGIIFKDITPILSNSAVFSRVIDEFAARYSKKTFDTIIGIESRGFLFGASLAYKLGKPFVPVRKKGKLPYKTVEATYDLEYGSATIEMHVDAIDKGHKVIVIDDLLATGGTAAATCALVENQGGHVVECAFVVELAFLNGRNKLKSDVHALATYN; encoded by the coding sequence ATGGAGTCGATACTCAAGGCAAGCATAAGGGATATCCCTGATTTCCCAAAACCCGGCATTATATTTAAAGATATCACCCCCATACTTTCCAACAGCGCCGTTTTTTCAAGGGTGATAGACGAGTTCGCGGCACGGTATTCCAAGAAAACGTTCGACACGATAATAGGAATAGAATCGAGGGGTTTTTTGTTCGGAGCATCGCTCGCCTATAAACTGGGCAAGCCGTTCGTGCCGGTCAGAAAAAAAGGAAAGCTCCCTTATAAAACAGTTGAAGCCACTTACGATTTAGAATATGGGTCTGCGACCATTGAAATGCATGTGGACGCCATTGACAAAGGCCACAAGGTAATAGTCATTGACGATCTCCTTGCTACAGGAGGCACGGCGGCGGCGACATGCGCTCTGGTCGAAAATCAGGGCGGGCATGTTGTTGAATGCGCTTTTGTTGTTGAGCTTGCGTTCCTTAACGGGCGCAACAAATTAAAAAGCGATGTCCACGCCCTCGCAACATACAATTAA